A section of the Clostridium sp. TW13 genome encodes:
- a CDS encoding polyprenyl synthetase family protein, whose product MDKSNLKLYVDEYLKQYFLNKGSYNKLIYESMGYSINVGGKRIRPILMLLTYGIYKEDLENILPMAASIEMIHTYSLIHDDLPAMDNDDLRRGKPTNHKVFGDAIAVLAGDGLLNEAMNVMLEFTLNSNCIEAIKATKIISNAAGVEGMVGGQVVDILAEGKDIDMDTLRYMHEKKTGALIKASILAGAVLAKAPEADMRILEEYGEKLGLAFQIKDDILDVIGDEKKLGKKVNVDCEHDKNNYISFYGLDKCKEMCSLLTEDCIKLLDSLSMNCIDLKHLTKILLNREN is encoded by the coding sequence ATGGATAAAAGTAACTTAAAATTATATGTTGACGAATATTTAAAACAATATTTTTTGAATAAAGGAAGTTATAATAAATTAATTTATGAGTCAATGGGGTATAGTATTAATGTAGGAGGTAAAAGAATTCGTCCAATATTAATGCTATTAACTTATGGTATATATAAAGAAGATTTAGAAAATATATTACCAATGGCAGCTTCCATAGAAATGATTCATACGTATTCATTAATTCATGATGATTTACCTGCAATGGATAATGATGATTTAAGAAGGGGAAAACCTACAAATCATAAAGTATTTGGAGATGCAATAGCTGTGCTAGCTGGAGATGGGCTTTTAAATGAAGCTATGAATGTAATGCTGGAATTTACTTTGAATAGTAATTGTATTGAAGCAATAAAAGCTACAAAAATAATATCAAATGCAGCTGGTGTAGAGGGAATGGTTGGCGGTCAGGTTGTTGACATACTTGCTGAAGGAAAAGATATTGATATGGATACACTAAGGTATATGCATGAAAAGAAAACAGGAGCATTGATAAAGGCTTCTATTTTAGCAGGTGCAGTATTGGCAAAAGCGCCTGAGGCTGACATGAGGATTTTAGAAGAATATGGAGAAAAGTTAGGTCTAGCATTTCAAATTAAAGATGATATTTTAGATGTCATAGGAGACGAAAAGAAGTTAGGAAAAAAAGTGAATGTAGATTGTGAACATGATAAAAATAACTATATTTCATTCTATGGACTTGATAAATGTAAAGAAATGTGTAGTTTGCTAACAGAGGATTGTATAAAATTATTAGACAGTTTGTCAATGAATTGTATTGATTTGAAACACTTGACAAAGATCCTTTTAAATAGGGAAAATTAA
- the dxs gene encoding 1-deoxy-D-xylulose-5-phosphate synthase has protein sequence MDENKLDKIDTFYDLKRMNGEDLEILAKNIREFLIEKVSKTGGHLASNLGVVELTISLFKVFNFDEDKIVWDVGHQSYVHKILTGRKGDFDSLRKFNGISGFPKCCESKYDFFNTGHSSTSISAAVGMARARDILNEKNNVIAVIGDGALTGGMAFEALNDVGYNKTKMIIILNDNTMAISENVGGMSTYLSKLRMGTGYNKLRSEINRTLNQSSVGKNLASSLSRFKHSMKQLVVPSMLFEDMGIRYFGPIDGHNIKDLCEVLCRAKNVDGPVIIHTITQKGKGYDFAEKNPCKFHAVAPFNFESGEGNVNTANTYSKEFGKKIIDLAEKNSNIVAITAAMPDGTGLSSFSEKFPKRFFDVGIAEEHAVTLAAGMAKAGLRPVFAVYSTFLQRAFDQILHDVCLQNVPVVFAIDRAGIVGEDGETHQGIFDISYLNLMPNINLVAPKCTEEVGIYLEWALKQDYPVAIRYPRGGDLANVQIEPIKKIENKSWEVIKKGEKVAVIATGKMVQHAIKALSLVNDKDVNPEVINANFIKPMDTEKIDDLCMAGYRIITVEDNIVANGLGHSITTYINQKHYKNRIINLGYLEKIVHQGDVNSLYKMHGLSPQAIADNIIKLYHEGE, from the coding sequence ATGGATGAAAATAAATTAGATAAAATAGATACCTTTTATGATCTTAAAAGAATGAATGGAGAAGACTTAGAGATTTTAGCAAAGAATATCAGAGAATTTTTAATTGAGAAGGTTTCTAAAACAGGTGGCCACCTAGCATCCAATCTTGGAGTAGTTGAGTTAACTATTAGTCTTTTTAAAGTTTTTAATTTTGATGAAGACAAAATAGTTTGGGATGTAGGACACCAATCTTATGTACACAAGATACTTACTGGGAGAAAGGGAGATTTTGATTCATTAAGAAAATTTAACGGAATTAGTGGTTTTCCAAAGTGTTGTGAAAGTAAGTATGATTTCTTCAACACGGGTCATAGTAGTACATCAATTTCAGCAGCGGTAGGTATGGCAAGAGCAAGAGATATTTTAAATGAAAAAAATAATGTTATTGCTGTAATAGGAGATGGTGCATTAACTGGTGGCATGGCTTTTGAAGCACTTAATGATGTAGGATATAATAAGACTAAGATGATTATAATATTAAATGATAATACTATGGCTATCTCAGAAAATGTTGGTGGTATGTCTACTTATTTAAGTAAACTTAGAATGGGGACAGGATATAATAAACTGAGATCTGAGATAAATAGAACTTTAAATCAAAGTTCAGTTGGAAAAAATTTAGCATCATCTTTATCTAGGTTTAAGCATAGTATGAAACAATTAGTGGTTCCAAGTATGCTTTTTGAGGATATGGGTATTAGATATTTTGGACCCATAGATGGTCATAACATTAAGGATTTATGTGAAGTTTTATGTAGAGCTAAAAATGTTGACGGACCTGTAATTATACACACTATTACTCAAAAAGGAAAAGGATATGATTTTGCAGAAAAGAATCCTTGTAAGTTTCATGCAGTAGCACCATTTAATTTTGAAAGTGGAGAAGGCAATGTGAATACTGCCAACACATATTCAAAAGAGTTTGGAAAGAAAATTATTGATTTAGCAGAAAAAAATTCTAATATAGTAGCAATAACAGCTGCAATGCCTGACGGTACAGGATTAAGCAGTTTTTCAGAGAAGTTTCCTAAAAGATTTTTTGATGTAGGTATTGCAGAGGAACATGCTGTAACTTTGGCAGCAGGTATGGCAAAGGCCGGTTTGAGACCAGTATTTGCAGTATACTCTACATTTTTACAAAGAGCTTTTGATCAAATTTTGCATGATGTATGTTTACAGAATGTGCCAGTGGTTTTTGCTATAGACAGAGCAGGAATTGTAGGTGAAGACGGTGAAACCCATCAAGGAATATTTGATATTTCTTATTTGAATTTAATGCCTAATATTAATTTAGTAGCTCCAAAATGTACTGAAGAAGTAGGTATTTACTTAGAATGGGCATTAAAACAAGACTACCCAGTTGCAATAAGATATCCTCGTGGAGGAGACTTGGCAAATGTACAAATAGAACCAATAAAGAAAATTGAAAATAAGAGCTGGGAAGTTATAAAGAAAGGTGAAAAAGTTGCTGTTATAGCTACAGGAAAGATGGTGCAGCATGCTATTAAGGCATTAAGCTTGGTTAATGACAAAGATGTAAATCCAGAAGTAATAAATGCTAATTTTATCAAACCTATGGATACAGAGAAGATAGATGATTTATGTATGGCTGGTTATAGAATAATTACAGTGGAAGACAATATAGTTGCAAATGGGTTAGGTCATTCAATTACAACATATATAAATCAAAAACATTATAAAAATAGAATTATAAATCTTGGATACTTGGAAAAGATTGTTCATCAAGGTGATGTAAATTCTTTATATAAGATGCATGGATTAAGTCCGCAAGCAATAGCTGATAATATAATTAAACTTTATCATGAGGGAGAATAG
- a CDS encoding TlyA family RNA methyltransferase, producing MSGKKERLDVLLVEKGIIQSRERAKTFIMAGKIFVDGFRVDKCGSKVDINANIEFKGEDIPYVSRGGLKLEKAIKAFNIDLKDTCCLDIGASTGGFTDCMLQNDARKVFSIDVGYGQFAWKLRTDPRVVCMERTNVRYVTGEQLGEHADFASIDVSFISLKTVIPPVLDLLNDKGKVVALIKPQFEAGKDKVGKKGVVREPEIHKEVIVKIVEFLKTKEMNILGLSYSPIKGPEGNIEYLVYFTKDKEMKSEFEEINIDEVVQRSHNTL from the coding sequence ATGAGTGGAAAAAAAGAAAGGTTAGATGTACTTTTAGTTGAAAAAGGTATAATACAATCAAGAGAAAGAGCAAAAACCTTTATTATGGCAGGAAAGATTTTTGTAGATGGTTTTAGAGTTGATAAATGTGGTTCTAAAGTAGATATAAACGCAAATATTGAATTTAAAGGTGAAGATATACCCTATGTAAGTAGAGGTGGATTAAAGTTAGAAAAAGCTATAAAAGCTTTTAATATAGATTTAAAAGATACATGTTGTTTAGATATTGGAGCATCAACAGGTGGATTCACAGATTGTATGCTTCAGAATGATGCTAGAAAGGTTTTTTCCATAGATGTAGGATATGGACAGTTTGCTTGGAAGCTTAGAACAGATCCAAGAGTTGTGTGTATGGAAAGAACTAATGTAAGATATGTTACAGGAGAACAACTTGGAGAGCATGCAGATTTTGCATCAATAGATGTATCTTTCATTTCACTTAAGACTGTAATACCTCCAGTTTTAGATTTACTTAACGATAAAGGCAAGGTGGTTGCATTAATCAAACCACAATTTGAAGCTGGAAAAGACAAGGTGGGAAAAAAGGGAGTTGTAAGAGAACCAGAAATTCATAAAGAAGTAATAGTGAAAATAGTAGAATTTTTAAAAACAAAAGAAATGAATATTTTAGGCTTGAGTTATTCTCCAATAAAAGGACCAGAAGGCAATATAGAATATTTAGTTTACTTTACTAAAGATAAAGAAATGAAAAGTGAATTTGAAGAAATAAATATAGATGAAGTTGTTCAAAGGTCACATAATACTCTTTAA
- a CDS encoding NAD(+)/NADH kinase, producing MKKIGININGSKDKNGIIYNEMVNALKAEFSAAEIYKVSDKQEFLKHNLDLIFILGGDGTILRAAREFSPYADTPILGINIGNLGFLSTIEYEDLTHSLKKIKNKEFRIEKRLMLKSEIKGINSSNISFSLNDLVISRGTLSRMAKYNIEINGEKYIDFKGDGVIVSTPTGSTAYSFSAGGPIVYPTLKVITITPICPHAPSIRPIVIDENSKIKITATATDSVLYASTDGQKFSLLEEDFEVLISKSDRECNLIVVNELNYYDVLSRKLIGN from the coding sequence ATGAAAAAGATAGGTATTAATATTAATGGATCTAAGGATAAGAATGGAATAATATATAATGAAATGGTCAATGCTCTTAAGGCAGAATTCAGTGCGGCTGAAATATATAAGGTAAGTGATAAACAGGAATTTTTAAAGCATAACCTTGATTTAATTTTTATTTTAGGCGGAGATGGAACTATTCTAAGAGCTGCAAGGGAATTTTCACCTTATGCTGATACTCCTATTTTAGGTATAAACATTGGGAATTTAGGATTTTTATCAACTATAGAGTATGAAGATCTTACACATAGTTTAAAAAAAATAAAAAATAAAGAGTTTAGAATAGAAAAAAGACTTATGCTTAAGAGTGAAATAAAAGGAATCAATAGTTCTAATATATCATTTTCTTTAAATGATTTAGTAATTTCCAGAGGGACCCTTTCAAGAATGGCTAAATATAACATAGAGATAAATGGTGAGAAATATATTGATTTTAAAGGTGATGGTGTTATAGTTTCTACACCAACAGGATCTACAGCTTATTCATTTTCAGCTGGAGGCCCAATAGTTTATCCTACTTTAAAAGTAATTACTATTACTCCAATTTGTCCACATGCTCCATCCATTAGACCTATTGTCATAGATGAAAATAGTAAGATTAAAATAACTGCTACAGCTACAGATAGTGTTTTATATGCTTCTACAGATGGACAAAAATTTTCATTGTTAGAAGAGGATTTTGAAGTACTTATTTCAAAATCTGATAGAGAGTGTAACTTAATTGTAGTAAATGAATTAAATTATTATGATGTTTTAAGTAGAAAATTAATCGGAAACTAA
- a CDS encoding arginine repressor, producing the protein MRSKRHEEILKIISNKEIETQEELADELREKGYDVTQATVSRDIKTLKLTKVLGSEGRYAYSTISQTSEHISNKMKQILMNTIIDVEAVDKFVVVKTLSGSGSAAGEAIDTLGFDDIAGTIAGDNTIFILVRNTETALEIVSVLKEFIL; encoded by the coding sequence TTGAGATCAAAAAGACATGAAGAAATTCTCAAAATCATATCAAATAAGGAAATTGAAACCCAAGAAGAACTAGCAGATGAGTTAAGAGAAAAGGGTTATGATGTAACTCAAGCTACTGTTTCAAGGGATATAAAAACATTAAAGCTTACAAAGGTGCTAGGTTCAGAAGGAAGATATGCTTATTCAACTATAAGTCAGACTTCAGAGCATATCAGCAATAAGATGAAACAAATATTAATGAATACTATTATAGATGTAGAAGCTGTAGATAAATTTGTTGTAGTAAAAACTTTATCAGGATCAGGTTCTGCTGCTGGAGAAGCAATAGATACTTTGGGTTTTGATGATATTGCGGGTACCATAGCAGGGGACAACACTATATTTATATTAGTTAGAAATACTGAAACTGCACTTGAAATAGTTAGTGTATTAAAAGAATTTATTTTATAA
- the recN gene encoding DNA repair protein RecN — MILQLSIKNFALIENAEIDFHKGFNVLYGETGSGKSILIDAIDYVLGGKFNKDIIRTGESKAYVEAVFTIDNEIVAGVLEELEIEHDDTICFSREMFTNGKSIIKINGKTSTISFVRKIAEKLIDIHGQHQNQLLFDRDNYIPMVDSYDSSKIGPILNEYHTYYEKLKETRERISTIVGNEDNDKLLAFIKFQIDEIDKAKLRVGEEEELNDKFKILSNAEKINRIVGNSYSVLSEAGDNSSVIDNIYSINRELSSIEGYSEKIAKINENILNIYYSLQEISSDLRVLSEDIVYDEAELETINDRLYKIANLKKKYGDSVEEVLTYKEKIEKQYNEITNAEKIVEELKREEKEIIDKLNLLGDELHKLRVENSGKLEEDIHSNLKYIGLEKCKFKIDIIKEEIRHNGTDICEFLVSTNPGEPFKVMTKVASGGELSRIMLAIKAVFVDKDNVPTVVFDEIDTGISGRIAHCVGEKMYEIAVKHQVFCITHLPQIACFSDYHYLVKKSFKDEKTYSSVTNIGDNEKIAEIAKMLGGSEVLNSSLDNAKSMIDFANSRKIIMKNNFIKRTDE, encoded by the coding sequence ATGATTTTACAATTATCAATAAAAAATTTTGCTTTGATTGAAAATGCAGAAATAGATTTTCATAAAGGATTTAATGTACTTTATGGTGAGACAGGTTCTGGAAAGTCAATATTAATTGATGCTATAGACTATGTTTTAGGAGGAAAGTTTAATAAAGATATTATTAGAACTGGTGAGTCTAAAGCATATGTAGAGGCTGTATTTACAATAGATAATGAAATTGTAGCTGGAGTATTAGAAGAATTAGAAATTGAACATGATGATACAATTTGTTTTAGTAGAGAAATGTTTACTAATGGGAAGAGTATTATAAAAATAAATGGTAAAACGTCAACTATTTCATTTGTAAGAAAAATAGCTGAGAAGCTAATTGATATTCATGGACAACATCAAAACCAATTATTGTTTGATAGGGATAATTATATTCCTATGGTTGATTCTTATGATAGTAGTAAAATAGGGCCTATATTAAATGAATATCATACTTATTATGAAAAGTTAAAAGAAACAAGAGAAAGAATCAGTACAATAGTTGGAAATGAAGATAATGATAAGTTATTGGCTTTTATTAAGTTTCAAATTGATGAAATAGACAAGGCAAAGTTAAGAGTTGGTGAAGAAGAAGAACTTAATGATAAATTTAAAATTTTATCAAATGCAGAAAAAATAAATAGAATAGTAGGAAATTCCTATAGTGTTCTTAGTGAAGCTGGTGATAACTCATCAGTGATAGATAATATATATTCAATAAATAGAGAATTATCTTCAATAGAAGGTTACTCTGAGAAGATAGCTAAAATAAATGAGAATATTTTAAACATTTATTATTCATTACAAGAGATATCAAGTGATTTAAGAGTCTTAAGTGAAGATATAGTATATGACGAAGCTGAACTTGAAACTATAAATGATAGACTGTATAAGATAGCAAACCTTAAAAAGAAATATGGTGATTCTGTAGAAGAAGTACTTACTTATAAAGAAAAGATTGAAAAACAATATAATGAAATTACTAATGCAGAAAAAATAGTAGAAGAATTAAAAAGAGAAGAAAAAGAAATTATTGATAAGTTGAACCTTTTAGGTGATGAACTTCACAAATTAAGAGTTGAGAATTCAGGAAAATTAGAAGAAGACATTCATAGTAATTTAAAATATATAGGACTTGAAAAATGTAAATTTAAAATTGATATAATAAAAGAAGAAATAAGACATAATGGAACAGACATTTGTGAATTTTTAGTTTCAACCAATCCTGGTGAACCATTTAAGGTGATGACTAAGGTTGCATCCGGTGGAGAGTTATCTAGAATAATGCTTGCAATAAAAGCAGTTTTTGTAGATAAAGATAATGTACCTACGGTAGTATTTGATGAAATAGATACAGGAATTAGTGGAAGAATCGCTCATTGTGTAGGTGAAAAGATGTATGAAATTGCTGTTAAACACCAAGTATTTTGTATAACGCATCTTCCTCAAATTGCTTGTTTTTCAGATTATCATTATTTGGTGAAAAAGTCATTTAAAGATGAAAAAACTTACTCCAGTGTTACTAACATTGGTGATAATGAGAAAATTGCAGAGATAGCTAAAATGCTAGGTGGCAGCGAAGTATTAAACTCATCCTTGGATAATGCAAAATCTATGATAGATTTTGCTAATTCAAGAAAAATAATTATGAAAAATAATTTTATTAAAAGAACTGATGAATAA
- the spoIVB gene encoding SpoIVB peptidase codes for MMKKLHKLNSTPIILVLSFIVLLMTGEYIKTHFNYNNIFTKLETNNSKITKNNSDLKDFSMGELPTNAKNANIENIKVYPGGFPVGIKMNTKGVLVVGFSDIEVAQDKIESPGKKSGMELGDVILKVNNEDILDSKDLIKKVDKSKQNVEITIQRGDKIFNKTINPVVSTLDNSKKMGLWVRDSTAGVGTMTFYYEKNNIYGALGHPITDADTNSILKVRSGELVDSSIIAVKKGEKGSPGELKGIFIDNEKSKGTILNNTFAGIYGKLNGENKFAFRNGQLSILPRDKVKEGKAQILTTIDEKGPTLYDVEIVKLFHQDAPDIKSMVIKVTDERLLNKTGGIVQGMSGSPIIQDNCIVGAVTHVLVNRSDVGYGIYIEWMLNEAETVK; via the coding sequence ATGATGAAAAAACTACATAAACTTAACTCAACTCCTATAATTCTAGTTTTAAGCTTTATAGTACTCTTAATGACTGGTGAGTATATTAAAACACATTTTAACTATAATAATATATTTACCAAGCTTGAAACAAATAATTCTAAAATTACGAAAAATAATAGTGATTTAAAAGATTTTTCAATGGGAGAGTTACCTACAAATGCAAAAAATGCTAATATAGAAAACATTAAAGTATATCCTGGTGGTTTTCCAGTAGGTATAAAAATGAATACAAAGGGAGTTTTGGTAGTTGGTTTCTCCGATATTGAGGTTGCTCAAGATAAAATAGAAAGTCCAGGAAAAAAATCAGGAATGGAATTGGGCGATGTAATTTTAAAGGTAAATAATGAAGATATACTAGATTCAAAAGATTTAATAAAGAAAGTAGATAAATCAAAACAGAACGTAGAAATAACAATACAAAGAGGAGATAAGATTTTTAACAAAACTATAAATCCTGTAGTTTCAACACTAGATAATAGTAAAAAAATGGGATTATGGGTTAGAGATTCTACAGCAGGCGTTGGAACAATGACATTCTATTATGAAAAGAATAATATTTATGGAGCTCTAGGACACCCAATTACAGATGCTGATACAAATTCAATATTAAAAGTTAGAAGTGGAGAATTAGTAGATTCATCTATAATTGCTGTGAAAAAAGGAGAAAAAGGTTCTCCGGGAGAGCTAAAGGGTATATTTATTGATAACGAAAAATCAAAAGGAACAATTTTAAATAACACTTTTGCTGGGATTTATGGTAAACTAAATGGGGAAAACAAATTTGCCTTTAGAAACGGACAATTAAGTATATTACCTAGAGATAAAGTTAAAGAAGGAAAAGCTCAAATTTTAACTACCATTGATGAAAAAGGACCAACTTTATATGATGTAGAAATTGTGAAACTTTTCCATCAGGATGCACCAGATATAAAAAGTATGGTGATAAAAGTAACCGATGAGAGACTTTTAAATAAAACTGGGGGAATTGTTCAAGGTATGAGTGGAAGTCCAATCATACAAGATAACTGCATTGTAGGTGCTGTTACTCACGTATTAGTAAATAGATCAGATGTGGGATACGGCATATATATAGAATGGATGTTAAATGAAGCTGAAACTGTAAAGTAA
- the spo0A gene encoding sporulation transcription factor Spo0A, with protein MENSKISVLIADDNKEFCNILNDYLSSQKDIVVKGIANDGLQALELLQDITPDLIVLDIIMPHLDGLGVLERINSMNLNPVPRVVVLSAVGQDKITQRAITLGADYYVVKPFDMEVLTKRIRQMFNSNVSDEDTRRSSVSLDSLSTISSIPVKKDGPMDLENEITSIIHEIGVPAHIKGYMYLREAITMVVNDIELLSAVTKELYPSIAKKYNTTASRVERAIRHAIEVAWGRGQVDTINRLFGYTIHNDKGKPTNSEFIAMVADKLRLKNKVG; from the coding sequence GTGGAAAATTCAAAAATATCAGTATTAATTGCAGATGATAATAAAGAATTTTGCAATATTTTAAATGATTATTTGTCAAGTCAAAAAGACATAGTGGTAAAGGGAATAGCAAATGATGGGTTACAAGCATTAGAACTTTTACAGGATATAACTCCTGATTTAATAGTTTTAGATATCATCATGCCACATCTAGATGGATTAGGTGTATTAGAAAGAATTAATTCTATGAATCTAAATCCTGTTCCAAGAGTTGTAGTACTTTCAGCAGTTGGACAAGATAAAATCACTCAAAGAGCCATTACTTTGGGCGCAGATTATTATGTTGTAAAACCATTTGATATGGAAGTATTAACTAAGAGAATAAGACAAATGTTTAACAGTAATGTTTCAGATGAAGATACAAGAAGAAGCAGTGTTTCTTTAGATTCATTATCAACAATATCTTCTATTCCAGTTAAAAAAGATGGTCCAATGGACTTGGAAAATGAAATAACAAGCATAATTCATGAAATAGGAGTGCCTGCTCATATTAAAGGATATATGTATCTAAGAGAAGCTATAACAATGGTTGTAAATGATATAGAGCTTCTATCAGCAGTAACAAAGGAATTATATCCTTCAATTGCAAAGAAATATAACACTACTGCCTCAAGAGTAGAAAGAGCTATAAGACATGCTATAGAAGTTGCGTGGGGAAGAGGCCAAGTAGATACTATCAACAGACTATTTGGATACACAATCCACAATGATAAAGGCAAGCCAACAAATAGTGAATTTATTGCTATGGTAGCTGATAAGCTAAGACTTAAAAATAAGGTAGGCTAA
- a CDS encoding restriction endonuclease — protein MIINIILFIIDNMSLITVLILVAIILYSWISMLKNKDYKYMLNCNKRIKNSTLTERELDHVKEKIKNMKTKELELFSQWLFKSMGKYKSVILTSIENDQCRGLILLEVNNDTVFVECMKYDDQFTAAENCMIGQEMCQKLIGAMTVDNVRKGIIITTANVDGNLKSYINKLEEDTDLMIDILGLDDIMNLIQEINTVEVLNVIACVH, from the coding sequence ATGATTATAAACATAATACTTTTTATTATAGATAACATGTCATTAATTACAGTATTAATTTTAGTAGCAATAATACTTTATAGCTGGATTAGTATGTTAAAAAATAAAGATTATAAATATATGTTAAATTGTAATAAAAGAATTAAAAATTCAACGCTAACTGAGAGAGAGCTAGATCATGTAAAGGAAAAAATTAAGAATATGAAGACTAAAGAATTAGAATTGTTTAGTCAATGGTTATTTAAAAGCATGGGAAAATACAAATCAGTCATATTAACATCTATTGAAAATGATCAATGTAGAGGATTAATTTTATTAGAGGTTAATAATGATACAGTATTTGTAGAATGTATGAAATATGATGATCAGTTTACTGCTGCAGAAAATTGTATGATAGGGCAAGAAATGTGCCAAAAGCTTATAGGAGCAATGACAGTTGATAATGTTAGGAAAGGAATTATTATTACAACAGCAAATGTTGATGGAAATTTAAAAAGTTATATTAATAAGCTAGAAGAGGATACAGATTTAATGATTGATATATTAGGATTAGATGATATTATGAATTTAATCCAAGAAATAAATACAGTTGAAGTACTGAATGTTATAGCGTGTGTACATTAA
- a CDS encoding barstar family protein, which translates to MKTIILDGNTIITKEKLHLELKEALDLPDYYGNNLDALWDCLTTDVELPIKITWINFENSQKYLGSYAQKTLDLFQKVKDYSNKDLIIEVL; encoded by the coding sequence TTGAAGACAATTATACTAGATGGTAATACTATAATTACAAAGGAAAAGTTGCACTTAGAACTGAAAGAGGCTCTAGATCTTCCAGATTATTATGGAAATAATCTAGATGCATTATGGGACTGCTTAACAACAGATGTAGAATTACCAATAAAAATAACATGGATTAATTTTGAAAACAGTCAAAAATATTTAGGTTCCTATGCACAAAAAACGTTGGATTTATTTCAAAAGGTTAAGGATTATTCAAACAAAGATCTAATTATAGAAGTTTTATAA
- a CDS encoding ribonuclease, with amino-acid sequence MKNLFKKLCIIFTLFFLFVGINTYSNQISASARVTYSQTTINDFQGVANYIHKYGVLPSNYITKSQAYKLGWRPGRDLWDYAYGKSIGGDIFTNSEEVLPDAPGRVWHECDINYFGGHRGADRLLYSNDGLIYGTTDHYQTFTCYYGDEN; translated from the coding sequence ATGAAAAATCTATTTAAAAAACTTTGTATCATTTTTACTCTATTTTTCCTTTTTGTTGGAATCAATACTTACAGTAATCAAATTTCAGCAAGTGCACGAGTAACATACTCTCAAACTACTATTAACGATTTTCAAGGAGTAGCAAATTACATTCATAAGTATGGAGTATTACCAAGTAACTATATAACAAAATCTCAAGCATATAAACTTGGTTGGCGCCCAGGAAGGGATTTATGGGATTATGCTTACGGAAAAAGCATAGGAGGAGATATTTTTACTAATTCTGAAGAAGTATTACCAGATGCTCCAGGAAGAGTATGGCACGAATGTGATATTAACTATTTCGGTGGACATAGAGGCGCAGATAGGCTATTATATTCTAATGATGGACTAATTTATGGTACAACAGACCATTATCAAACATTTACTTGTTATTATGGAGATGAGAATTAA
- a CDS encoding NUDIX hydrolase translates to MNFEEKTLEEKLIYKGNFLKVTNHKVQLPNGNIGSRDIVRHPGGVAVVAFLDQYTILLVEQYRKPLELITLELPAGKLEIGEDPEICGLRELEEETGYKAGDHEFLGKIATTPGFCDEYIYLYKATNLTVGTVNMDEDEFVNVKKLKLSEVKEKIKKGEIIDAKTIAALSYL, encoded by the coding sequence ATGAATTTTGAAGAAAAAACTTTAGAAGAGAAACTTATATATAAAGGAAACTTTTTGAAGGTGACAAATCACAAGGTACAGTTACCAAATGGCAATATAGGAAGTAGAGATATAGTGAGACATCCTGGTGGAGTAGCAGTTGTAGCTTTTTTAGACCAGTATACAATACTTTTGGTAGAACAATATAGAAAGCCACTTGAGCTTATTACTCTTGAGCTTCCAGCAGGGAAGTTAGAGATTGGAGAAGATCCAGAGATATGTGGACTTAGAGAATTGGAAGAGGAAACAGGATATAAGGCTGGAGATCATGAATTCTTGGGCAAGATAGCTACAACTCCAGGATTCTGTGATGAATATATATATTTGTATAAAGCGACCAATCTTACTGTGGGAACAGTAAATATGGATGAAGATGAGTTTGTGAATGTTAAGAAGTTAAAGTTGTCAGAAGTTAAAGAAAAAATTAAAAAAGGTGAAATTATTGATGCTAAGACAATAGCTGCTTTGAGTTATTTATAG